In Crassostrea angulata isolate pt1a10 chromosome 4, ASM2561291v2, whole genome shotgun sequence, one genomic interval encodes:
- the LOC128181365 gene encoding uncharacterized protein LOC128181365 has product MDGKQKQDKIDKKNEKLPADRISKVADKRLVQQHLSLNLQSAPPSVKSSLVSDKRPSKQQRTSSSDTEPSTPTLGTDMSNELKLIHASLTEIRESMVKNADIKDIVTKIVSEIKSEIKKEIVEEVKATLTQELTESVTVQVKTEFENKIDSKTKEFESHTKDIADGVNMDLTALREKFHDQLKELRTLKDSLKRYQAMTETALTLANNNQQYSQKNNIKFLGWKEQRQENLREDLCSIMREAAGVTIDPSDILEIHRIPGAQGKTRPVIAKFRNLEVKV; this is encoded by the exons ATGGATGGTAAACAAAAGCAGGATAAGATAGACAAGAAAAACGAAAAACTTCCAGCTGACCGTATCAGTAAAGTAGCAGACAAAAGGTTGGTACAGCAACATCTGAGTTTAAATTTGCAATCGGCACCGCCGTCCGTGAAAAGTTCTCTAGTGTCGGATAAAAGGCCGTCAAAACAACAACGGACGAGCAGCTCAGACACCGAGCCTTCAACACCTACCCTAGGTACAGATATGTCAAATGAACTGAAACTTATACATGCTAGTTTGACCGAAATCCGAGAATCAATGGTGAAAAACGCAGATATTAAAGACATCGTAACCAAAATTGTGTCAGAAATAAAGAGCGAGATCAAGAAGGAAATTGTTGAGGAAGTAAAGGCAACTTTAACACAAGAACTCACAGAAAGCGTAACGGTACAGGTCAAAACTGAATTCGAAAACAAGATCGACAGCAAGACAAAAGAATTTGAATCGCATACAAAAGATATCGCTGATGGCGTGAACATGGATTTAACGGCTTTGCGAGAGAAATTCCACGACCAGCTAAAGGAATTGAGAACATTGAAGGACAGTTTGAAGCGGTACCAGGCCATGACGGAAACTGCCCTCACACTTGCCAACAACAATCAACAGTACTCCCAAAAGAATAACATCAAATTTCTGGGCTGGAAGGAGCAAAGGCAGGAAAACCTACGGGAGGATCTGTGTTCTATTATGCGAGAGGCGGCGGGCGTGACCATCGACCCATCGGATATACTGGAGATACACAGGATCCCGGGTGCACAAGGAAAAACGAGGCCAGTCATCGCTAAATTCAGGAACTTGGAAGTAAAG GTTTGA
- the LOC128181364 gene encoding peroxidase-like protein: MRASPWIAAVLFLTLWAVLGVVESHKYATFIATSYMVTKCIKKAVNDIEYQKTLEKMFYLQKIDRFPNKAAFRWHHSKFMGYEDPGKIHLMNRKASIVLKAISCFQMLSSISLNALKQDSGLLKVWRNVIAPHCNCPQPNCNQRERYRSPDGKCNNVKHPKWGSTFTPQHRYLPPAYHDGVNTPRIKSVTGEALSSARHISNVIHKADKCRSSGQFLTMMFMSWGQFLDHDFIGTPVNKGFNDSTITCCNLSSTTLKLREFCSCFPIRIPDGDTFFSGKCMEFVRSAAAPEDGCVPEWRNQINQHTSFIDGSMVYGATAKDARNLRAGYKGLLKVTNDGMLPQAKKSDCVVQKPSEYCFHAGDKRSMVVPSLTYLHLLFVREHNRIARGLSAVNPHWCDETLYQETRKIIIAAIQHITYTEYLPLLLPKDIRSQYFLRSKRKGHDTVYNPSVNPSISNVFGVAAFRFGHSQIPNNQALYSTSYKPIQIVPIEKTYNRPELILTKDRHGRGFDGLGRWIIGSFMAADDKCLDDGVRNKLFFDKEQKSFDLAALNIQRGRDHGIPGYNAWRKFCGLKPVVHFSTGPGGMVDHDPEDAALLKSLYRHPDDMDLYPAALSERHLPGGLVGPTFACLIAKQFYHLKAGDRFWYENKFLPTGFREDQLNEIKKLKLSRIVCDNTQVSEVQTYVFQPSGSSNVVYPCRDRRFSLNLDLWRESSEGAKTMHHQSSVGGNSPHHYYHFYTQFITG; encoded by the exons CTACATCCTACATGGTCACAAAGTGTATCAAAAAAGCCGTGAATGATATCGAATATCAAAAGACGCTGGAAAAAATGTTCTACTTGCAAA AAATTGACCGGTTTCCCAACAAAGCCGCTTTTAGATGGCATCACTCAAAATTCATGGGATATGAAGACCCTGGCAAAATCCATTTAATGAACAGAAAAGCATCCATTGTTTTAAAAGCCATTAGTTGCTTCCAAATGCT ATCAAGTATTTCCCTGAATGCCTTGAAGCAAGACAGCGGTCTCCTGAAGGTGTGGAGAAATGTGATAGCGCCACACTGTAATTGTCCCCAGCCCAACTGTAACCAAAGGGAACGTTACCGCTCCCCAGACGGCAAATGTAACAATGTGAAGCATCCTAAATGGGGGTCCACCTTTACCCCACAGCACCGCTACCTCCCGCCGGCTTATCACGACG GTGTTAACACTCCTCGCATTAAGAGCGTGACGGGTGAAGCATTATCAAGTGCACGTCACATAAGTAACGTCATCCACAAGGCAGACAAATGCCGGTCGTCAGGGCAGTTTCTGACCATGATGTTCATGTCATGGGGTCAATTTCTGGATCACGACTTCATTGGCACGCCAGTGAACAAAG GTTTTAATGACTCCACAATCACTTGTTGCAATCTAAGTTCTACAACACTTAAACTAAG AGAGTTCTGCTCCTGCTTTCCAATCCGGATACCTGACGGTGACACGTTTTTCTCGGGCAAGTGTATGGAGTTTGTCCGATCGGCTGCGGCACCGGAAGACGGCTGTGTACCAG AATGGAGGAACCAGATTAATCAGCACACCTCCTTCATAGACGGTTCCATGGTGTACGGGGCCACAGCCAAGGACGCCAGAAACCTACGTGCTGGGTACAAAG GTCTCTTGAAAGTGACAAACGACGGAATGTTACCACAAGCCAAGAAAAGCGACTGCGTCGTCCAGAAGCCGTCGGAATATTGTTTTCATGCAG GAGACAAAAGAAGTATGGTTGTCCCTTCGCtgacatatttacatttattgtttGTCCGTGAACATAACAGAATTGCACGTGGTCTCTCCGCAGTCAACCCCCACTGGTGTGACGAGACACTGTACCAAGAAAcgagaaaaattataattgctGCTATCCAGCACATTACATATACGGAGTACTTACCTCTGCTCCTACCGAAAGACATTCGATCACAATATTTTCTCCGCTCGAAAAGAAAAGGCCATGACACCGTTTATAACCCAAGCGTTAATCCGTCCATCTCAAATGTGTTTGGTGTGGCTGCTTTCAGGTTTGGTCACTCACAAATTCCGAATAACCAGGCTCTGTATTCTACCTCTTATAAGCCAATTCAAATCGTTCCCATTGAGAAAACTTATAACAGGCCTGAGCTGATCTTGACCAAAGATCGTCACGGCAGAGGCTTCGATGGACTGGGTCGATGGATCATCGGCAGTTTTATGGCAGCAGACGACAAATGTCTTGATGATGGTGTCAGAAATAAGCTGTTCTTTgataaagaacaaaaaagtttcGATCTGGCAGCTCTGAACATCCAACGAGGGAGGGATCATGGAATTCCAGGTTATAATGCTTGGAGGAAGTTCTGTGGTTTGAAACCGGTGGTTCATTTTAGCACTGGTCCTGGGGGTATGGTTGATCACGATCCAGAGGACGCTgcattattaaaatctttatacag ACATCCCGACGACATGGATCTGTATCCAGCTGCCTTATCAGAGCGCCATCTACCGGGAGGACTGGTCGGGCCGACATTTGCCTGTCTTATTGCAAAACAGTTCTACCACCTTAAAGCTGGCGACAGATTCTGGTACGAAAATAAGTTCTTACCAACAGGATTTCGGGAAG ATCAGTTAAACGAAATAAAGAAACTAAAACTGTCACGTATTGTGTGTGATAATACACAGGTGTCGGAGGTACAGACTTATGTGTTTCAGCCTTCAGGATCTAG CAATGTTGTTTACCCATGTCGAGATCGACGATTTTCTCTTAATTTGGACCTTTGGCGGGAAAGTTCAGAAGGAGCCAAGACAATGCATCACCAATCCAGTGTTGGGGGGAATTCTCCTcatcattattatcatttttatactCAATTTATAACGGGCTAA